The Methanoculleus thermophilus genome contains a region encoding:
- a CDS encoding arylsulfatase, with translation MSKSWKGTANLDIRDSVPDWGPYLQPQAPADAPNILMIVWDDVGYGAMDVFGGPIETPTMRRIADMGIRYSNFHTTALCSPTRSSLLTGRNATSNNMACITEASAGFPGLSARIPFENGFISEVLNERGYNTYAIGKWHLTPAEETDMSSWKGRWPLGRGFERYYGFLGGETNQWYPDLVYDNHPIDQPYRPEDGYHFSRDIADKAIEFIRDAKVIAPEKPWFMYFCPGCAHAPHHVFKEWADRYKGRFDMGYEKIREQILENQKKMGLLPENTRLSPINPHGEPGTTGPDGQPWPALDFVPPWDSLSEDEKRLFIRMAEVFAGYVTYTDAQIGRILDYLEESGQFENTIIVVVSDNGSSAEGGPSGSFNENKFFNNVPDTVEANLPHIDELGGPRAYNHYCTGWAWAFDTPFPYWKRFAGYEGGIADMCLIAWPRGISAQGEIRHQYIHAVDIVPTLYDLLGIEPPEVLKGYTQSPIEGESFRATFDDPDAPGRETQFYAMLGQRAIYHQGWLACTVHPPLSGWGNYEHDVWELYNLKEDRTQTQNLADEKRDVLELLKGLWFYYAGVYNGMPIDDRNALELISTPRPQPSRPRNRYVYYPNTAEVPESVAVSIRGRSYAIAAGAVIDGPEAQGVLFAHGGVGGGHSLYIADGRLHYVYNWLGDVIQKISSSSTVPAGRHVFTAEFTKDGVEPDTGSATGTLTLYIDMKKVGEGRIMTQPGYFGLTGDGLCVGRDSGSPVSPDYAAPFAFTGGTIERVVIDVSGERYVDHEKEVAAWIKRD, from the coding sequence ATGTCCAAGAGCTGGAAGGGCACGGCCAATCTCGATATCCGGGATTCCGTGCCAGACTGGGGCCCCTACCTGCAGCCGCAGGCGCCGGCGGATGCCCCAAACATCCTGATGATCGTCTGGGACGACGTCGGCTACGGGGCTATGGACGTATTCGGCGGCCCTATCGAGACGCCCACAATGCGGCGCATCGCCGATATGGGCATACGCTACAGCAACTTCCACACCACGGCGCTCTGTTCGCCCACCCGGTCGAGCCTGCTGACCGGGCGCAACGCAACCAGCAACAACATGGCCTGCATCACCGAGGCGTCCGCCGGTTTTCCGGGGTTATCCGCCCGTATTCCGTTCGAGAACGGGTTTATCTCGGAAGTGTTGAACGAGCGGGGCTACAACACCTACGCCATCGGCAAGTGGCACCTGACCCCGGCCGAGGAGACCGATATGTCCTCGTGGAAGGGGCGCTGGCCGCTCGGGCGGGGGTTCGAGCGCTACTACGGGTTCCTCGGCGGGGAGACCAACCAGTGGTACCCCGACCTCGTCTACGACAACCACCCGATAGACCAGCCCTACCGCCCGGAAGACGGCTACCACTTCTCCAGGGATATCGCCGATAAAGCGATCGAGTTCATCCGCGACGCGAAGGTGATTGCCCCCGAAAAACCCTGGTTCATGTACTTCTGCCCCGGCTGCGCCCATGCCCCGCACCACGTCTTCAAGGAATGGGCCGACCGCTACAAAGGCCGGTTCGATATGGGCTACGAGAAGATCCGTGAGCAGATCCTCGAGAACCAAAAGAAGATGGGATTGCTCCCGGAAAACACCCGGCTCTCCCCCATCAATCCCCACGGCGAGCCGGGAACGACCGGGCCGGACGGCCAGCCGTGGCCGGCTCTCGACTTCGTGCCGCCCTGGGACTCGCTCTCCGAGGACGAAAAGAGGCTCTTTATCCGCATGGCAGAGGTTTTTGCCGGCTATGTCACCTACACCGACGCTCAAATTGGGCGGATCCTCGACTATCTCGAGGAGTCCGGGCAGTTTGAGAACACCATCATCGTCGTCGTATCCGACAACGGTTCCAGCGCCGAGGGCGGTCCAAGCGGCTCCTTCAACGAGAACAAGTTCTTCAACAACGTCCCCGACACAGTCGAGGCAAACCTGCCGCACATCGACGAGCTCGGCGGCCCCAGGGCGTACAACCACTACTGCACCGGCTGGGCGTGGGCGTTCGACACCCCGTTCCCCTACTGGAAGCGGTTTGCCGGGTACGAAGGCGGCATTGCGGATATGTGCCTGATTGCGTGGCCCCGGGGCATCAGCGCCCAAGGAGAGATACGCCACCAGTACATCCACGCCGTGGACATCGTCCCGACGCTCTACGACCTGCTGGGGATCGAGCCGCCGGAGGTGCTGAAGGGCTATACCCAGAGCCCGATCGAGGGGGAGAGTTTCAGGGCCACCTTTGATGACCCCGATGCCCCCGGACGGGAGACCCAGTTCTACGCGATGCTCGGCCAGCGGGCGATCTACCACCAGGGCTGGCTTGCATGCACCGTCCATCCGCCCCTCTCGGGCTGGGGCAACTACGAGCACGACGTCTGGGAACTCTACAACCTAAAAGAAGACCGGACCCAGACGCAGAACCTTGCGGACGAAAAAAGAGACGTGCTTGAGCTCCTCAAGGGGCTCTGGTTCTACTATGCAGGGGTTTACAACGGTATGCCGATTGATGACCGCAATGCACTGGAGCTTATCTCGACACCGCGCCCCCAGCCATCCAGGCCCAGGAACCGCTACGTCTACTATCCCAATACCGCCGAGGTTCCCGAGTCGGTGGCGGTCAGTATTAGGGGGCGGTCGTATGCGATCGCGGCCGGCGCCGTCATCGACGGGCCGGAAGCGCAGGGAGTGCTCTTTGCCCACGGGGGTGTCGGGGGCGGGCATAGCCTCTACATTGCCGATGGGCGACTGCACTACGTCTACAACTGGCTCGGGGACGTGATCCAGAAGATCTCCTCAAGCAGCACCGTCCCCGCCGGCCGGCACGTCTTCACGGCGGAGTTTACAAAGGACGGTGTCGAACCTGATACCGGGAGCGCCACGGGCACTCTCACACTCTACATAGACATGAAGAAGGTGGGGGAGGGACGGATCATGACCCAGCCCGGATACTTCGGCCTCACCGGCGACGGGCTCTGCGTCGGCCGGGACAGCGGGTCGCCAGTATCGCCGGACTATGCCGCACCCTTCGCCTTTACGGGCGGGACCATCGAGCGGGTGGTGATCGATGTCAGCGGCGAGCGCTATGTCGACCATGAGAAGGAGGTTGCTGCCTGGATCAAGCGGGACTAA
- a CDS encoding MGH1-like glycoside hydrolase domain-containing protein, with translation MTLRTFVPGTSEGRRLLEIRDDGIPWRRWGPYLSERQWGTVREDYGEDGNSWAYFTHDQARSRAYRWGEDGIAGISDDTQRLCFALALWNGNDPILKERLFGLTNSEGNHGEDVKEYYYYLDNTPSHSYMKYLYRYPQAAFPYNDLVETNRQRSRYDLEYELIDTGIFADDRYFDVFVEYAKATPEDILVQITVHNRGPEEASLHLLPTLWFRNTWWSGEGAKRPTLQKAEGPSGIGVVQAGHPDLGQRYLSCEGAPDLLFTENETNTERLFGMPNASPFVKDGINDYIVKGRTDAVNPEGVGTKVSAHYRLTLAPGEAQTVRLRLAQTPPSGEAPFGSPFENVLAQRQREADAFYENITPPSVGSDAANVMRQALAGMLWTKQYYLYEVDRWLDGHDPGQRSSLRNNSWFHMMNADIISMPDKWEYPWYAAWDLAFHTVALAMVDPDFAKNQLDLMLRERYLHPNGQIPAYEWNFSDVNPPVHAWAALFIYRTEKELLGAGDVQFLERIFQKLLMNFTWWVNRKDRTGQNVFEGGFLGLDNIGVFDRSAPLPTGGYLEQADGTAWMALFAQTMLEIASELAVHDPVYQEMATKFFEHFVWIAAAMNSLGENQEGMWDEEDGFYYDLLRLPDGSATRLKVRSLVGLLPLAASTVFTREMVEQMPDFIERARWFNQYHTRMASTISNIGRTGVGGRLQLSLLTEERLRRVLSRMLDENEFLSDYGIRSLSRAHLKNPYVFYLDGQEYLVEYLPGDSDSSMFGGNSNWRGPIWFPMNIMLIRALLNLYGYYGNDFTVECPTGSGNRMNLYQVSEEIARRLTRVFLRDESGRRPVFGYARKFQDDPHWRDHLLFYEYFHGDNGAGIGASHQTGWTGLVARIIQLFGYMSPEQVLGEEARKLVYRKEGSPPPPVEGPAAR, from the coding sequence ATGACACTGAGAACGTTTGTACCCGGGACGTCCGAGGGGCGGCGGCTGCTCGAGATCCGCGACGACGGTATCCCCTGGCGGCGGTGGGGGCCCTACCTGAGCGAGCGACAGTGGGGAACGGTGAGGGAGGATTACGGGGAGGACGGCAATTCCTGGGCCTACTTCACGCACGATCAGGCACGGTCCCGCGCTTACCGATGGGGGGAAGACGGGATTGCCGGCATCTCCGACGATACCCAGCGCCTTTGTTTTGCGCTCGCCCTCTGGAACGGTAATGATCCCATCCTCAAGGAACGGCTCTTCGGTCTGACCAACAGTGAGGGAAATCACGGGGAGGACGTGAAGGAGTACTACTACTATCTCGACAACACCCCGTCGCACTCCTACATGAAGTACCTCTACCGGTACCCGCAGGCCGCGTTCCCCTACAACGACCTTGTCGAGACGAACCGGCAGCGTAGCCGGTATGACCTGGAGTACGAACTCATCGACACCGGCATCTTTGCCGACGACCGCTACTTCGACGTCTTCGTCGAGTACGCGAAGGCAACGCCTGAGGATATTCTGGTGCAGATCACCGTGCATAACCGCGGACCTGAGGAGGCATCCCTGCACCTGCTACCCACCCTCTGGTTCCGCAACACCTGGTGGTCCGGGGAGGGCGCAAAGAGACCAACCCTCCAGAAGGCGGAGGGTCCATCGGGGATCGGTGTCGTTCAGGCCGGCCACCCGGACCTCGGGCAGCGGTATCTCTCCTGTGAAGGCGCCCCCGACCTGCTCTTCACCGAGAACGAGACCAACACGGAGCGGTTGTTCGGGATGCCGAACGCCTCGCCGTTCGTAAAAGACGGCATCAACGACTACATCGTCAAGGGGCGGACCGATGCCGTGAACCCTGAAGGTGTCGGGACCAAAGTTTCCGCACATTACCGGTTGACCCTCGCTCCGGGGGAAGCGCAGACGGTACGGCTGCGGCTCGCCCAGACCCCGCCCTCCGGGGAGGCACCGTTCGGGAGCCCCTTTGAGAACGTGCTCGCACAGCGGCAGAGGGAGGCGGACGCATTCTACGAGAACATCACCCCTCCATCGGTCGGCTCCGATGCGGCGAACGTGATGCGTCAGGCACTTGCCGGCATGCTCTGGACGAAGCAGTACTACCTCTATGAGGTCGACCGCTGGCTGGATGGGCACGATCCGGGCCAGCGGTCCTCGCTCAGGAACAACTCGTGGTTCCACATGATGAATGCCGATATCATATCGATGCCCGACAAGTGGGAGTACCCGTGGTATGCGGCATGGGACCTGGCATTCCATACTGTTGCCCTTGCCATGGTGGACCCGGACTTTGCCAAAAACCAGCTCGACCTGATGCTGCGCGAGCGCTACCTGCATCCGAATGGCCAGATCCCGGCCTACGAATGGAACTTCAGCGACGTCAACCCTCCCGTGCATGCCTGGGCCGCTCTGTTCATATACCGCACGGAGAAGGAACTTCTCGGCGCGGGGGACGTGCAGTTCCTGGAGAGAATATTCCAGAAATTGCTGATGAACTTCACCTGGTGGGTGAACCGCAAGGACCGCACCGGCCAGAACGTCTTCGAGGGCGGGTTCCTCGGCCTGGACAACATCGGGGTCTTCGACCGCAGTGCACCCCTGCCCACGGGAGGATACCTGGAGCAGGCCGACGGGACGGCATGGATGGCCCTCTTTGCCCAGACAATGCTGGAGATTGCCTCTGAACTCGCCGTCCACGATCCAGTCTACCAGGAGATGGCGACCAAGTTCTTCGAGCACTTCGTCTGGATCGCCGCTGCGATGAACAGCCTGGGTGAGAACCAGGAGGGGATGTGGGACGAAGAGGACGGCTTTTATTATGATCTCCTCCGCCTGCCTGACGGCAGTGCAACCCGCCTCAAGGTGCGGTCCCTGGTGGGGCTGCTGCCTCTCGCTGCAAGCACGGTCTTTACCCGGGAGATGGTCGAGCAGATGCCGGACTTCATAGAGCGGGCTCGATGGTTCAACCAGTACCATACGCGTATGGCGTCCACCATCTCGAACATCGGCCGGACCGGTGTCGGGGGACGGCTCCAGCTCTCGCTCCTCACCGAGGAGAGGCTGCGAAGGGTTCTTTCGCGAATGCTGGACGAGAACGAGTTCCTGAGCGATTACGGGATCCGGTCGCTTTCCCGTGCGCACCTAAAGAACCCCTACGTCTTTTACCTGGACGGGCAGGAGTACCTGGTCGAGTACCTGCCGGGGGACTCCGACTCGAGCATGTTCGGCGGGAACTCCAACTGGCGGGGCCCCATCTGGTTCCCGATGAACATCATGCTGATCCGGGCGCTGCTGAACCTCTATGGCTACTACGGGAATGATTTCACGGTAGAATGCCCGACCGGGTCGGGGAACCGGATGAACCTCTACCAGGTGAGCGAGGAGATTGCACGGCGCCTGACCCGGGTATTCCTCCGCGACGAGAGCGGTCGCCGTCCGGTCTTTGGCTACGCCCGGAAGTTCCAGGACGACCCCCACTGGCGCGACCACCTCCTTTTCTACGAGTACTTCCATGGGGATAACGGAGCCGGGATCGGTGCCAGCCACCAGACCGGGTGGACGGGGCTCGTTGCCCGGATCATCCAGCTCTTCGGGTATATGAGTCCTGAACAGGTACTGGGGGAGGAAGCACGGAAGCTCGTTTACAGGAAAGAGGGTTCTCCTCCCCCACCGGTGGAGGGGCCTGCCGCCAGATAA
- a CDS encoding anaerobic sulfatase maturase, producing MRTLGSGGRAPPAFHVMAKPAGARCNLDCAYCFYKEKKGLYPDGTFRMTDKVMEEYIRQTIAGHTVPEVTFAWQGGEPTLMGLPFFRRAVAVQKKYAGPKTRIENTFQTNGLLLDDKWCRFFRENRFLVGLSMDGPRDLHDAYRRDRQGCGTFDRVEKAALLLQKHRVAFNILCAVTSTNADHPQEVYRFFRDELGAPYIQFIPIVEREDGSRVSDRSVRPDQWGRFLIEVFDEWVRRDVGRFFVLNFDWALAGWLGMAGSVCVFAPTCGLGVALEHNGDLYSCDHFVEPDHLLGNILATPLAELVASEKQRRFGAAKRGTLPRQCRECRFLSVCNGECPKNRFVDGGLNYLCEGYRAFFSHADRPMRMMAGLLRRGRPAGEVMPMLAAKVGRNEPCPCGSGQKYKRCCGRRGAFSPA from the coding sequence TTGCGAACGTTAGGGTCCGGCGGGAGGGCGCCCCCCGCCTTCCACGTCATGGCGAAACCGGCCGGGGCACGGTGCAACCTCGACTGTGCCTACTGTTTTTACAAAGAGAAGAAAGGACTGTACCCGGACGGCACCTTCAGGATGACCGATAAGGTGATGGAGGAGTACATCCGCCAGACCATCGCGGGGCACACCGTGCCGGAGGTGACGTTCGCCTGGCAGGGGGGAGAGCCGACCCTGATGGGACTTCCGTTCTTTCGGCGGGCGGTGGCGGTCCAGAAGAAGTATGCCGGGCCGAAAACCCGCATCGAGAACACCTTCCAGACGAACGGCCTCCTCCTTGACGATAAGTGGTGCCGGTTCTTCCGCGAGAACAGGTTCCTCGTCGGCCTCTCGATGGACGGCCCCCGCGACCTCCATGACGCCTACCGGCGGGACCGACAGGGCTGCGGCACGTTCGACCGGGTCGAGAAAGCCGCCCTTCTCCTCCAGAAGCACCGGGTCGCATTCAACATCCTCTGTGCGGTCACGAGCACGAATGCCGATCATCCCCAGGAGGTCTACCGGTTCTTCCGCGACGAACTCGGTGCACCCTACATCCAGTTCATCCCCATCGTCGAGCGTGAGGACGGGAGCAGAGTCTCCGACCGGTCCGTCCGGCCGGACCAGTGGGGCCGGTTCCTGATCGAGGTCTTTGATGAGTGGGTCAGGAGGGACGTCGGCCGGTTCTTCGTCCTGAACTTCGACTGGGCGCTCGCGGGCTGGCTCGGGATGGCAGGATCGGTCTGCGTCTTTGCCCCCACCTGCGGCCTTGGGGTGGCGCTCGAGCATAACGGCGACCTCTACTCCTGCGACCACTTCGTCGAACCGGACCACCTCCTCGGCAACATCCTCGCAACACCGCTCGCTGAACTCGTAGCCTCCGAGAAACAGCGGCGGTTCGGGGCGGCCAAGCGCGGGACGCTCCCCCGGCAGTGCCGGGAGTGCAGGTTCCTTTCCGTCTGCAACGGCGAGTGTCCAAAAAACCGGTTCGTCGATGGGGGCTTGAACTATCTCTGTGAAGGGTATCGGGCGTTCTTCTCCCACGCCGACCGCCCGATGCGGATGATGGCCGGCCTGCTCCGGCGGGGGCGGCCCGCGGGCGAGGTGATGCCGATGCTCGCGGCAAAGGTGGGGCGGAACGAGCCCTGTCCCTGCGGGAGCGGCCAGAAGTACAAAAGATGCTGTGGGAGAAGGGGGGCATTTAGTCCCGCTTGA
- a CDS encoding sugar porter family MFS transporter, which yields MAPESERLTGIVLVVAVIAAVAGILFGFDTGVISGAILFINAEFSLTSVTTEVAVSAVLMGAIIGALFGGPLSDRVGRRSSILAASLIFLVGTFVVVLSPVFSVFLIGRILIGIAIGIASFVAPLYISEIAPEHIRGALVSLNQLLITVGILIAYGVNYYFAAAGDWRAMFLAGVIPGTVLLIGMFLMPRSPRWLVFMNRSADAAAVLKKIRGTADVSDELGQIERSVRTEGAGTWSDLVAPGVRLPLLLGVGLAILQQATGINTVIYYAPTIFQFAGLAEATASIAATVGIGVVNVLVTLIAIWLVDRAGRRPLLLWSLAGMGIAMLILGVGFALEDSGAGVAAVSLGQITAISLIIYVAAFALGLGPIFWLLIAEIYPLSVRGLAMSLATVTNWTANFIIAVTFLSLVDLIGESGVFLLYALIALFAWIFIFKLVPETKGLSLEQIEAYFRSRGRPGG from the coding sequence ATGGCGCCTGAGTCCGAGAGGCTCACCGGTATTGTCCTCGTCGTCGCTGTAATTGCCGCCGTCGCCGGGATCCTCTTCGGGTTCGATACCGGCGTCATCTCCGGGGCGATCCTCTTCATCAACGCGGAGTTCAGCCTGACAAGCGTCACGACCGAGGTGGCGGTGAGCGCCGTTCTGATGGGCGCGATCATCGGGGCGCTCTTCGGGGGGCCTCTCTCGGACCGGGTGGGGCGCCGCAGTTCCATCCTGGCCGCATCGCTGATCTTCCTCGTGGGCACGTTCGTGGTCGTTCTCTCCCCCGTCTTCTCTGTCTTCCTCATCGGCAGGATCCTGATCGGGATCGCCATCGGTATCGCATCGTTCGTCGCGCCCCTCTACATCTCCGAGATTGCGCCGGAACACATCCGGGGCGCCCTTGTCTCGCTCAACCAGCTCCTGATAACGGTCGGCATCCTGATCGCCTACGGCGTGAACTACTACTTTGCGGCGGCCGGCGACTGGCGGGCGATGTTCCTCGCGGGCGTCATCCCGGGCACGGTCCTCCTGATCGGCATGTTCCTGATGCCCCGGAGCCCCCGGTGGCTGGTCTTCATGAACCGCTCCGCCGACGCCGCAGCCGTCCTCAAAAAGATCCGCGGCACCGCCGACGTCTCGGACGAGCTCGGGCAGATCGAGAGGAGCGTGCGCACGGAGGGAGCGGGGACGTGGTCGGATCTCGTCGCGCCCGGTGTTCGGCTCCCGCTGCTCCTGGGGGTGGGTCTTGCGATCCTCCAGCAGGCGACCGGGATCAACACCGTCATCTACTACGCCCCGACCATCTTCCAGTTTGCCGGCCTCGCAGAGGCGACCGCCTCGATCGCCGCGACGGTCGGGATCGGCGTCGTGAACGTCCTGGTGACCCTCATCGCCATCTGGCTCGTCGACCGGGCGGGGCGCCGGCCGCTTCTCCTCTGGAGCCTTGCCGGCATGGGCATCGCCATGCTGATCCTCGGGGTCGGGTTTGCCCTCGAGGATAGCGGCGCCGGTGTGGCCGCGGTCTCGCTCGGGCAGATCACCGCGATAAGCCTCATCATCTACGTCGCCGCCTTTGCGCTGGGCCTCGGCCCGATCTTCTGGCTGCTCATCGCCGAGATCTATCCCCTTAGCGTGCGGGGACTGGCCATGAGCCTTGCGACGGTCACGAACTGGACCGCGAACTTCATCATCGCAGTGACGTTCCTCTCGCTCGTGGATCTCATCGGCGAGTCGGGGGTCTTCCTCCTCTACGCCCTGATTGCCCTGTTCGCGTGGATCTTCATCTTCAAACTCGTGCCGGAGACAAAAGGGCTGTCCCTGGAGCAGATCGAGGCCTACTTCCGTTCCCGCGGGCGTCCGGGCGGATAA
- a CDS encoding LURP-one-related/scramblase family protein translates to MSSVIGDGSLWVMSMLRRRAEGGLARRKEAGGAHRYKMREKLVSIGDDYWIEDHDGNKAFKVDGKALRARNTLIIQSKEGQDLYKIQERMLRVKDTMEIEKGEGGTAATIKKAMIAPLRERWTVSIPGEGDWEVQGNILDHEYHIEAGRRERVAEVSKKWFRIRDTYGVEVEPGHDDALVLAVTAAIDQMAR, encoded by the coding sequence GTGAGCAGTGTGATTGGCGACGGCAGCCTGTGGGTGATGTCCATGTTGCGAAGGAGAGCGGAAGGCGGTCTAGCGCGGCGTAAAGAGGCCGGCGGGGCGCACCGGTATAAGATGCGCGAGAAACTCGTCTCCATCGGGGACGACTACTGGATCGAGGATCATGACGGAAACAAGGCGTTCAAGGTGGACGGAAAAGCCCTCCGGGCGAGGAACACCCTGATCATCCAGAGCAAGGAGGGGCAGGACCTTTACAAGATCCAGGAGCGGATGCTCCGGGTCAAGGATACGATGGAGATCGAGAAGGGCGAAGGCGGCACGGCGGCGACTATCAAGAAGGCGATGATCGCGCCGCTCCGGGAGCGGTGGACGGTCAGCATTCCCGGAGAGGGCGACTGGGAGGTCCAGGGGAACATCCTCGATCACGAGTACCATATCGAGGCCGGGCGGCGGGAGCGGGTTGCCGAGGTCTCGAAGAAGTGGTTCCGGATCCGGGACACCTACGGCGTTGAGGTGGAGCCGGGGCACGACGATGCGCTCGTCCTCGCCGTGACGGCGGCGATCGACCAGATGGCGCGGTGA
- a CDS encoding small multi-drug export protein — protein sequence MPALQVRPERDESRRSDGTTSRSRIIDGIRRGFRAIAIAFVVATLIPVVLGLLLSVPVGRVLSLIVATLLLQANAAFVGLSLGLDPVFVLVVMTFVEVGIVLAIYEILDAFAEQSDRVKRFTKSTEEKMKRYPILQRYGAATLIVLPMLPVIGLYSSVVIGWLLRWDKLQSIFFVTLGWVLVTGFLLLVALGIVRAVF from the coding sequence ATGCCGGCACTGCAGGTACGCCCGGAGAGGGACGAGTCCCGGCGTTCGGATGGAACAACGAGTCGGTCCAGGATTATTGATGGGATCCGGAGAGGATTTCGGGCCATCGCCATAGCCTTCGTCGTCGCTACCCTGATTCCCGTAGTCCTCGGCCTTCTCCTCTCCGTTCCGGTCGGGAGAGTGCTCTCCCTGATCGTTGCCACCCTCCTTCTCCAGGCAAACGCCGCGTTCGTCGGCCTCTCGCTCGGTCTCGACCCCGTCTTCGTCCTGGTCGTCATGACCTTCGTGGAGGTCGGGATCGTCCTTGCCATTTACGAGATCCTGGATGCATTCGCCGAGCAGTCTGATAGGGTCAAACGTTTCACGAAGAGCACAGAAGAGAAGATGAAGAGGTACCCGATCTTACAGAGATACGGTGCAGCCACGCTCATCGTCCTCCCCATGCTCCCTGTGATCGGCCTCTACTCCAGCGTCGTCATCGGGTGGCTCCTGCGCTGGGACAAACTCCAGTCGATCTTCTTCGTCACGCTGGGATGGGTCCTCGTCACCGGCTTCCTCCTGCTCGTCGCACTCGGCATCGTCCGGGCGGTTTTCTGA
- a CDS encoding HdeD family acid-resistance protein encodes MVNTQFGAGSVEPGAALAPSRWLVLLLGIIAVIFGVLFFIYPIPTLEILVMFLGLYWLANGIVVFINLFTDKTGRGWKLLVGILGILAGVLVLTYPLYSAILIPTVFAIIIGVEGLIIGAVYMVRGFSGAGWGTGILGILSIIFGLVLIANPLVAAVGLVLLLAGLAIVGGIAAIVVSFRLPG; translated from the coding sequence ATGGTTAACACGCAGTTTGGTGCCGGTTCCGTTGAACCCGGCGCTGCTCTGGCTCCGTCACGCTGGCTCGTCCTGCTGCTCGGCATTATCGCGGTCATCTTTGGCGTTCTCTTCTTCATCTACCCCATCCCAACGCTGGAGATCCTTGTCATGTTCCTCGGCCTGTACTGGTTGGCGAACGGTATCGTCGTGTTCATCAACCTGTTTACGGATAAAACCGGCCGGGGCTGGAAACTGCTCGTCGGTATCCTCGGCATCCTCGCAGGAGTCCTCGTGCTCACTTATCCCCTCTACAGCGCTATCCTCATCCCGACCGTCTTTGCCATCATCATCGGCGTGGAGGGGCTGATCATCGGGGCCGTCTACATGGTGCGGGGATTCTCCGGCGCCGGGTGGGGAACGGGGATCCTCGGCATCCTGAGCATCATCTTCGGCCTGGTCCTGATCGCAAACCCCCTCGTCGCGGCTGTCGGCCTGGTGCTGCTCCTTGCGGGGCTCGCCATCGTCGGCGGCATCGCGGCGATCGTCGTTTCATTCCGGTTGCCGGGGTGA